The following coding sequences lie in one Megalodesulfovibrio gigas DSM 1382 = ATCC 19364 genomic window:
- the pth gene encoding aminoacyl-tRNA hydrolase gives MADVFAGLVAGLGNPGRQYEGTRHNFGFLVLDEVLRRLDAARDWQVRLQQDKPGKFQLWRLDGPGLRWLAIKPLAFMNLSGEAVGQTARYYRIDPEDVLVMHDELDLPLGRMKLKFGGGAAGHNGIRSVISHLGGEDFHRLRLGVGRPAPGETRDYVLTGFAPQERPVLETVLEEAATGVLQFLAGERKGAQERVNRFRPAQS, from the coding sequence GTATGAAGGCACGCGGCACAATTTCGGATTTCTCGTGCTGGACGAAGTGCTGCGCCGCCTGGACGCCGCGCGCGACTGGCAGGTGCGCCTGCAGCAGGACAAACCCGGCAAGTTCCAGCTCTGGCGGCTCGACGGCCCCGGCCTTCGCTGGCTGGCCATCAAGCCCCTGGCATTCATGAATCTTTCTGGTGAAGCCGTGGGACAGACCGCCCGGTACTATCGCATCGATCCGGAAGATGTCCTGGTTATGCACGATGAACTGGACCTGCCCCTGGGCCGCATGAAACTCAAGTTCGGCGGCGGGGCTGCCGGACACAACGGCATCCGGTCCGTCATCAGCCACCTGGGGGGCGAAGACTTCCACCGCCTGCGCCTGGGCGTGGGCCGGCCTGCCCCCGGTGAAACACGCGACTACGTGCTTACCGGGTTTGCACCCCAGGAACGCCCCGTGCTGGAAACCGTGCTGGAAGAAGCAGCCACAGGCGTGCTGCAGTTTCTTGCCGGCGAACGCAAAGGGGCGCAGGAGCGGGTGAATCGCTTCCGCCCAGCCCAGTCCTGA